The following nucleotide sequence is from Terriglobales bacterium.
GTCTTGCCGTGGTCAACGTGTCCCATAATCGTGACCACAGGAGGACGGACAACCGCAGCAGCATCGAGACCATCCGATGCGGCAACACCGGCCTCGCCATCCTTCGACATCTGCTCTTCGAAGCTGATCACCTCAGTATCTGCGCCGAAGAGACGCGCCATATCCTTCGCGAGTTCCGCGTCGAGCGTCTGATTCACGGTAGCGAATACGCCACGGTGGAGCAGGCGCGCAATGATCTCCTTGGCGCGAACGTCAAGCTTCTCGGCCAGATCCTTTACGCTGATACCTTCAGTAATCGTGATTGAGCGTGTGATCGGCAGCGGCTCGTTCGACATCTGCGGTGTAAACCGCGGCGGCGGAGTAAAGCCCTTCATCGGGCCTTCTTTCACTCCACGTGGAACGTAACGCTGCCCCGGCCGTTTGGGGGCACCAGGACGACCCGGAGGACGAGTACCCGTAGGCGGTGGCGGTGGAGCAAGGCCCGGAGCGCCCATTCCCATAGGACGGCCGCCCGGCGACTGCCGCGTCGGATGCATCGGTCGGCGTGCTCCCGGAGCCATCGGCGGACGTTGCCCGGGTTGCGGCGCTCCCATTCCGGGACGACGCTGGAAAATCGGCTGGCCGCGTACGGGCATTCCTCCGCTGGGACGGTGCCCAGGTTGCGGCGCTCCGTGTGCTCCCATTGGCGCAGCCGGCCGCGCAGACTGTGGCGGAGCAGTGTAAACCGGACGTGGTCCGGTCTGAGGCGTGATGACGCGCCTAACAGGCTGAGACGGCGCGAGTGGACGTTGCTGCTGCTGCGAAGCACTCGCGATTGAACCCGGTGCCGGAGCCGAAGGTGGTGTGACCTGAACTGACGTAGGTGGCCTTTCTTCTCGAACGGGTGGCGCGCTCACAGGCGCTGCACTGATTGGGGCGGCTGGCACTTCACTCGGAGCAACAGCTCGCAGAGGAGGCGCGGTTGCGGGTTCTGGCGCAGTGGCCTCGGGCGTTTTCGGCGCGGGCGTTGGAACCGTGAATGACGGACGTGGACCTACTACCGGCCTAATCACACGTCGAGCAGGAGCTTCGGTCGCGGCAACCGGCGGTGCTGCCGCAATCTTTTCGGCAGGAGGCGCAGCAGTCGGAGTTGGAGCCTTCGGAACCGCTGTAGGTGGAACCGCAACTGGCTTCGGCGGCGGCGGCGCTGCTGGAGCTTCCGCCTTACGGCGCAACAAACTGGCGACATCCCCGGGCTTTGAGATGTGCGAGAGATCGATCTTGGTCTTGATTGCAGGTTCGGCCGTGCGCGATCCCCCATCCCTGGCAGTGGCACTTCCGCCTTGGCCGGCAAAATGCTTGCGCACACGCTCCGCTTCATCGAATTCGATGGAACTCGAGTGCGTCTTTTTTTCCGTCACTCCGACTTTGGAAAGGACGTCGAGGATCGCCTTGCTCTTGACTTCCAGTTCCCTTGCCAGATCGTTGATTCGAACTTTGCTCATCCGCCCTGTGTTCTCTCCGCTCTCCCGCTACACGATCATCACAACCCTCACGAGATCAATTGATCGATGCTTCCGTCAGCCCGCCTTCACCCAACTCGGCCGGTCGTTCTTCAACGAATCACTCCGTATGTTCCGGCTTGCTCGCCTCTTCCGGCTGAGGCTCCTCCGGAGCAACAACCTCTTCGGCTTCAGGAACCGGCTGCTCGCCATGCACATGCACTTCCGCTATATCTGCCGCTGGAGCATTCTCTACGCCCGCGATCTCCGCCGCCTCAAGTGCCTGGCCCGTCTCAACAGCTTCTTCATACTCCGAATTCTCGGCCTGAACGTTCGATATCGCAGCGGCGCCGCCCTCGGGCACAGCCTCCACAGCGACTTCTTCCACGCCAGCTTCCGCAGCGACTTCTTCCACGCCAGCTTCCGCGCCCTGAACCTCGCCACCTTCAAGTGCCGAGAAGTAGTTATTCACGGCAATGCTGATCTTCTCGATCGTCTTAGGACCGATACCAGGCAGCTCTTCGAGCTGTTCCGGCGTCATGTCGGCAAGAGCTTCGACTGTAGTTATTCCGGCGGCCACCAGCTTCTCGATCACTTGCTCGCCGAGCTCCGGAACCTTTTCCAGCGGAGTCGTCGTCCCAGAAGTAAGAGCCTGCATCTGCTGCTCAACTTCCTGCCGCTTCTCTTCTTCACTCTTGATGTCGATCTTCCAGCCAAGTAATTTCGCCGCGAGGCGTACGTTCTGCCCCTTCTTGCCGATCGCCAGCGAGAGCTGGGTATCATCTACGATCACTTCGAGGTGCTTCTCCGTCGCGTCGACAACGGTTACGCGACTCACTTTGGCAGGCTGCAGTGCCTTCTCCGCAAAAGTGACCGGATCCTCGTGATACTCAATGATGTCGATCTTTTCGCCGCGAAGCTCACGAATGATGGACTGCACACGCATGCCCTTCATGCCTACGCAAGCTCCGACGGAATCAACATCTTTATCGCGCGACATTACGGCGATCTTCGTGCGCTCGCCGGCTTCGCGAGCGATCGCGCGGATCACGACGGTGTTGTCGTAGATTTCCGGCACTTCAGTCTGGAACAGGTTTTGCACTAGCTCCGGCGCCGCTCGAGATACAACCACCTGCGGCCCCTTCGAGGCCTTCTCCACGCGCACTAGTACTGCGCGCACGCGCTCGCCGACAGCGAAAGACTCAAGCCTCGACTGTTCCTTCCGCCCCATGCGCGCTTCGGCTTTGCCGATATCGAAGATCACATCCGGACCTTCGATGCGCTTCACCGTGGCGTTAAGAATTTCGCCGACACGTCCGATGTACTCGTTGTAGACGGTGTCGCGCTCGGCCTCGCGAACCTTCTGAAAGATGACCTGCTTGGCAAGCTGTGCCGATATGCGTCCGAGCACACCGTCGGTGGACTTGTACTGGCGGAT
It contains:
- the nusA gene encoding transcription termination factor NusA, with the translated sequence MASPLYENIEALSREKGIDPQIVVNAVEDAIAVATRKHYKIQENMRAELNKETGAIQAYSYRSVVETPEQVEDPNVQITLEDARRVDPNVEVGGEIRQYKSTDGVLGRISAQLAKQVIFQKVREAERDTVYNEYIGRVGEILNATVKRIEGPDVIFDIGKAEARMGRKEQSRLESFAVGERVRAVLVRVEKASKGPQVVVSRAAPELVQNLFQTEVPEIYDNTVVIRAIAREAGERTKIAVMSRDKDVDSVGACVGMKGMRVQSIIRELRGEKIDIIEYHEDPVTFAEKALQPAKVSRVTVVDATEKHLEVIVDDTQLSLAIGKKGQNVRLAAKLLGWKIDIKSEEEKRQEVEQQMQALTSGTTTPLEKVPELGEQVIEKLVAAGITTVEALADMTPEQLEELPGIGPKTIEKISIAVNNYFSALEGGEVQGAEAGVEEVAAEAGVEEVAVEAVPEGGAAAISNVQAENSEYEEAVETGQALEAAEIAGVENAPAADIAEVHVHGEQPVPEAEEVVAPEEPQPEEASKPEHTE